In one Zobellia galactanivorans genomic region, the following are encoded:
- a CDS encoding VOC family protein: MKKKITRQNTSHTDSREEADRLFSSLAQEGGIKLPISEQFWGSYYGICLDKFGVNWKISFSQAPD, from the coding sequence GTGAAAAAGAAAATAACACGGCAAAACACTTCTCATACCGATAGCAGGGAAGAAGCCGATAGACTGTTTAGTTCATTGGCACAAGAAGGAGGGATAAAACTTCCTATTTCAGAACAGTTTTGGGGCTCGTATTACGGCATCTGTTTGGACAAATTTGGGGTGAACTGGAAAATCAGTTTTAGTCAAGCCCCTGATTGA
- a CDS encoding TlpA family protein disulfide reductase has translation MRLHTILLSLLFMPFSYAQVSSSTSPPKLKGQEASREIAIYDFDALEPLLHTDSDKIHIVNFWAMWCAPCVKELPIIQEYEKNDPNVEVLLVSLDFPENIETKLKPFLKKKGITSKVILLDDPGANSWIDKIDPNWSGAIPFTIVFNHRHRSYHERVFENIEDLKSEINKIRNKK, from the coding sequence ATGAGATTACACACGATTTTATTAAGCCTATTGTTCATGCCGTTTTCCTACGCCCAGGTAAGTTCGTCTACATCCCCCCCCAAGCTTAAGGGGCAAGAAGCAAGTAGAGAAATCGCCATTTACGATTTTGACGCTTTAGAACCTTTGCTACATACCGATTCCGATAAAATCCATATCGTCAATTTTTGGGCTATGTGGTGCGCCCCCTGCGTCAAGGAACTCCCCATAATTCAAGAATATGAAAAGAACGATCCTAATGTAGAAGTGCTATTGGTGAGCCTTGATTTCCCTGAAAATATTGAAACAAAACTCAAGCCTTTTTTAAAAAAGAAAGGCATTACCTCAAAGGTAATCTTATTGGATGACCCCGGTGCGAACAGCTGGATTGACAAAATCGACCCCAATTGGTCAGGGGCGATTCCGTTTACCATAGTATTCAACCATAGGCACCGTTCCTATCACGAACGGGTTTTTGAAAATATCGAAGATTTAAAAAGTGAAATAAATAAAATAAGAAACAAAAAATAA
- a CDS encoding thioredoxin family protein, translating to MKKSNVFFTTILLLSSLLVTVNINAQERKGPPQNGERKGPPPGGHSPVQSKTLEEIGGYKIGEAATDFQLKNVDGNTFSLSDIKDAKGYIVVFTCNECPFAKMYEDRLIALHNTYAPRGYPVIAINPNVSETNERESFKAMQKRAEEKQFPFVYLADMGQKISPQYGAVRTPHVFLLDKEKKVQYIGTIDDNARSAQDVKVKYVENAIKALENGEQANPNFTKAIGCPVKNL from the coding sequence ATGAAGAAAAGCAATGTATTTTTTACGACGATTCTCTTATTAAGCAGTCTTTTAGTAACTGTCAACATCAACGCCCAGGAAAGAAAGGGGCCTCCGCAAAATGGCGAGCGTAAGGGCCCACCTCCAGGCGGCCATAGCCCCGTACAATCAAAAACCTTGGAAGAAATAGGAGGTTACAAAATTGGAGAAGCCGCAACTGATTTTCAACTTAAAAATGTTGATGGAAATACATTTTCATTGTCAGATATCAAAGATGCCAAGGGCTATATTGTAGTTTTTACCTGTAACGAATGTCCGTTCGCAAAAATGTATGAAGATCGCTTAATTGCGCTGCACAATACATATGCCCCTCGTGGATATCCCGTAATCGCCATTAATCCCAACGTTAGTGAAACCAATGAGCGGGAAAGTTTTAAGGCGATGCAAAAAAGGGCCGAGGAAAAGCAGTTCCCCTTTGTTTATTTGGCCGATATGGGACAAAAGATATCGCCACAATACGGAGCGGTAAGAACACCTCACGTATTTTTATTGGACAAAGAAAAAAAGGTTCAATACATCGGCACTATAGACGACAACGCCCGTTCTGCCCAAGATGTAAAAGTAAAATACGTTGAGAATGCCATTAAAGCATTGGAAAATGGAGAACAAGCAAACCCCAATTTCACCAAGGCCATCGGCTGTCCGGTGAAAAACCTTTGA
- a CDS encoding YdeI/OmpD-associated family protein — translation MDNEVQSFTPSNRKDWRKWLEVNHAKEDAIWLIIHKKNAPTPNINWSDAVDEALCFGWIDSVKRSIDPERYKQYFSKRKANSTWSKINKEKIVQLEKSGLLTESGLKSIEIGKQNGSWNLLDSVEKLEIPMDLEKELGLRTESKDYFLSLSKSVRKAMLQWVVLAKRPETRQKRIQEIAERASQKQKPKQF, via the coding sequence ATGGACAATGAGGTACAAAGCTTTACCCCCTCCAATAGAAAAGATTGGAGAAAATGGCTAGAAGTAAATCACGCAAAAGAAGATGCCATTTGGCTTATTATCCATAAGAAAAACGCTCCTACCCCGAACATCAATTGGAGCGATGCCGTTGATGAAGCCCTTTGTTTCGGATGGATCGACAGTGTAAAAAGATCTATAGACCCTGAGCGGTACAAGCAATACTTCAGCAAGCGAAAAGCCAATAGTACCTGGTCGAAGATAAACAAGGAGAAAATTGTACAACTCGAAAAATCGGGACTCCTTACCGAATCGGGATTAAAAAGTATTGAAATCGGCAAGCAAAATGGCTCGTGGAACCTCTTAGACAGTGTTGAAAAGCTTGAAATCCCAATGGACCTAGAGAAGGAGTTAGGCCTAAGGACTGAATCGAAGGACTATTTTCTCAGCTTAAGCAAATCGGTGCGCAAGGCCATGTTGCAATGGGTAGTACTTGCCAAACGGCCCGAGACCCGACAAAAGCGCATACAGGAAATCGCCGAACGGGCTTCCCAAAAACAGAAACCCAAACAATTTTAA
- a CDS encoding cold-shock protein, with product MKEGTVKFFNDAKGFGFITPANSDQDIFVHASGLIDEIRENDQVQFETEQGKKGLNAFNVEVI from the coding sequence ATGAAAGAAGGAACAGTAAAATTTTTTAATGATGCGAAAGGATTCGGTTTTATAACACCGGCCAATTCGGATCAAGATATTTTCGTACACGCATCGGGTCTAATCGATGAGATACGTGAAAATGACCAAGTTCAGTTTGAAACGGAACAAGGTAAAAAAGGCTTAAACGCCTTTAATGTTGAAGTGATTTAA
- a CDS encoding DEAD/DEAH box helicase → MNYKKNKFRTKTSGRRPASTLNPELLVKKSTGVLVTPFESERSFDQLELNSTLLKNIEGKGYKSPTEIQEKCIDPLMSGKDLIGIAATGTGKTAAFLIPIVQQMLASKDTTGLVVVPTRELAQQVYSEFKSLTKGTALSAACFIGGTSVNKDSSLARRNPSLIVGTPGRLNDLIDRKALNTQARSVLVLDEFDRMLDMGFIKDIRKIVSGMHGRRQTMLFSATVDPSQERVINEIIGDPLRISVSSGTKSSDNVDQSIIRVGRDENKFEVLFNLVNAPAFEKVLLFAETKRGVDKLSKQLMQSGIRSDVIHGNKSQNYRSRAIELFKSGKTKILVATDVAARGIDIKGVTHVINYQLPQTMDSYIHRIGRTGRAESTGTAYTFVN, encoded by the coding sequence ATGAATTATAAAAAGAATAAGTTCCGGACGAAAACGTCTGGAAGAAGGCCAGCCTCTACCTTAAACCCAGAATTGCTGGTCAAGAAATCAACAGGGGTTTTAGTAACACCTTTTGAGTCGGAACGCAGTTTCGACCAGTTGGAACTGAATTCCACACTGTTGAAAAACATAGAGGGAAAGGGATATAAAAGCCCTACCGAAATACAAGAAAAGTGCATTGATCCGTTGATGTCGGGCAAAGACCTCATAGGTATTGCCGCCACCGGTACGGGTAAAACGGCCGCTTTTCTAATTCCCATAGTGCAGCAAATGCTCGCCTCTAAGGATACCACCGGATTGGTGGTCGTGCCTACCAGGGAATTGGCACAACAGGTGTACAGCGAATTTAAATCGTTGACCAAGGGTACGGCTTTGTCGGCTGCCTGTTTTATAGGAGGAACCAGTGTGAACAAAGACAGTTCGCTGGCCAGAAGAAACCCAAGCCTGATCGTAGGTACTCCGGGAAGGTTGAACGACCTGATCGACCGGAAGGCCCTAAACACCCAAGCACGCTCCGTTTTGGTCTTGGATGAATTTGATAGAATGCTCGATATGGGCTTTATCAAAGACATCAGGAAGATTGTATCGGGAATGCACGGCAGAAGGCAAACCATGCTCTTTTCGGCTACCGTAGACCCGTCACAAGAAAGGGTGATCAATGAAATTATTGGAGACCCTTTACGGATCAGTGTGTCTAGCGGCACGAAATCTAGCGACAATGTTGATCAAAGTATCATCAGGGTCGGTAGGGACGAGAATAAGTTCGAAGTCCTTTTTAACCTAGTCAACGCGCCCGCTTTTGAAAAGGTGCTGTTGTTCGCGGAAACCAAAAGAGGAGTAGACAAATTAAGCAAGCAACTTATGCAATCAGGTATTCGGTCTGATGTGATCCATGGCAACAAATCACAGAACTACCGATCTAGGGCCATTGAGTTGTTCAAATCGGGTAAAACCAAAATATTGGTGGCAACGGATGTTGCGGCCAGGGGAATTGACATAAAGGGGGTAACCCATGTCATCAATTACCAATTGCCCCAAACCATGGATAGCTATATCCATAGAATAGGTAGGACCGGCCGGGCAGAGAGCACGGGAACGGCCTACACGTTCGTCAATTAA
- a CDS encoding fatty acid desaturase family protein → MLLLFFTPLSIIIFSSITSVPLLFGLYILSGLGMAGIGMGVMHDAIHGSYSKNKTINRIMGYTINLIGANDKVWRLQHNVLHHSFTNIDEHDDDINAPFFLRFSPHAKRNKLHKYQHYYAWFFYGLSTISWITSKDFIRYKRYYKMGLIKDRSTYRKGMMKIIAWKLLYYSYALVLPIVLTAFAPWTVVLAFLAMHFVTGLSISLVFQTAHVSPNAAFPLPDENGHLESGRLAHQLETTCNFAQKSVLLSWLIGGLTHQIEHHLFPNISHVHYRKIAPIVKRTAEEFGLPYHSNGSFVSAVSKHFQMLRDLGRMDMLPIEAIPTNQ, encoded by the coding sequence ATGTTGTTGTTGTTCTTCACGCCATTATCAATCATCATTTTCTCATCGATAACCAGTGTTCCATTACTGTTCGGTCTTTATATTCTGAGCGGCCTCGGTATGGCCGGTATCGGTATGGGCGTAATGCACGATGCGATCCACGGCTCCTACTCAAAGAACAAGACCATTAACCGGATCATGGGGTACACCATTAATTTAATTGGTGCGAACGACAAAGTTTGGAGGCTACAGCACAATGTGCTTCACCATAGCTTTACCAATATCGATGAGCATGACGATGATATCAATGCTCCTTTTTTCCTGAGGTTTTCCCCCCATGCCAAGCGGAACAAACTACATAAGTACCAACATTATTATGCTTGGTTCTTTTACGGATTATCGACTATTTCGTGGATTACGTCAAAAGACTTTATCCGATATAAGCGATACTATAAAATGGGATTGATCAAAGATCGAAGTACTTATAGAAAAGGTATGATGAAGATCATAGCGTGGAAACTGCTGTATTATTCCTATGCCCTGGTACTTCCGATCGTTCTGACCGCTTTTGCACCTTGGACCGTAGTGTTAGCTTTTTTGGCCATGCATTTTGTAACCGGGTTGAGTATCTCCTTGGTCTTTCAAACGGCCCATGTTTCTCCCAATGCCGCATTTCCCTTACCGGACGAAAACGGACATTTGGAATCGGGACGCCTGGCCCACCAGCTGGAAACCACCTGTAATTTTGCACAAAAAAGTGTGCTCCTATCATGGTTGATAGGTGGCCTTACACATCAAATAGAACATCACCTTTTTCCGAACATCTCGCATGTACATTACCGGAAAATAGCACCGATCGTTAAACGGACCGCAGAAGAGTTCGGACTGCCTTATCATTCCAATGGCTCTTTTGTATCTGCCGTCTCTAAACATTTTCAAATGCTCCGCGACTTGGGGCGCATGGATATGCTTCCTATTGAAGCAATTCCCACAAATCAATAA
- a CDS encoding serine hydrolase domain-containing protein produces the protein MTKKLPKELVELIQRDYDNIAGMVVLKDGKMAYESYFHGYAPNDTVHIASVTKSVLSILIGIAIDKGFIASVDQNILDFFPEYTLKKREKTIQKIKLRHLLTMTAPFKFKYEPYTKVYSSDDWTKAVLDLLGGKTLSGDFKYTTVGLQVLSGILANATQTSVLDFATEHLFKPLNIKTPPNVSIHNKEEHFAFLKDRFVKGWVIDPKGVNTAGWGLALNTRDMAKIGQLYLNKGQWQNREIVSEEWVETSTKTHSRWKERHYGYLWWIIDGAENPCFAAIGDGGNIIYVSPEKKTVVAISSRFMPRAKDRIEFIQQRLLPQLEI, from the coding sequence ATGACGAAAAAACTTCCAAAAGAGCTGGTGGAACTCATACAGAGGGACTATGATAACATTGCGGGCATGGTAGTTCTAAAAGACGGTAAAATGGCCTATGAAAGCTACTTTCACGGATACGCCCCGAACGATACGGTTCATATCGCATCGGTGACCAAAAGTGTATTGTCCATTCTCATAGGCATCGCCATAGACAAGGGCTTTATCGCTAGTGTCGATCAAAATATCTTGGATTTTTTTCCGGAATACACCCTCAAAAAAAGGGAGAAAACCATCCAAAAAATAAAGCTTAGGCACTTGCTTACCATGACCGCGCCCTTCAAATTCAAATACGAACCCTATACCAAAGTGTATTCGAGCGACGATTGGACAAAGGCCGTATTGGATCTATTGGGAGGAAAAACTTTAAGCGGTGATTTTAAATACACCACCGTAGGGCTACAGGTATTATCAGGAATACTCGCAAACGCCACACAAACCTCCGTACTCGATTTCGCCACGGAACACCTGTTCAAGCCCCTGAACATCAAAACGCCCCCTAACGTAAGCATCCATAATAAGGAAGAACATTTTGCCTTCCTCAAAGATAGATTTGTCAAAGGTTGGGTCATCGACCCCAAAGGGGTCAATACAGCGGGTTGGGGACTGGCCCTAAACACACGCGACATGGCAAAAATTGGCCAACTCTACCTCAACAAAGGCCAGTGGCAAAACCGAGAGATCGTATCCGAAGAATGGGTAGAAACAAGCACCAAAACACATAGTCGCTGGAAAGAGCGACACTATGGTTATCTCTGGTGGATTATTGATGGGGCCGAAAACCCTTGCTTTGCGGCCATTGGTGATGGCGGAAACATCATTTACGTGAGCCCGGAAAAGAAAACGGTCGTGGCCATAAGCTCCCGTTTTATGCCCCGTGCCAAAGACAGGATCGAATTCATTCAGCAACGGCTTCTTCCCCAACTCGAAATATAA
- a CDS encoding YihY/virulence factor BrkB family protein has product MTATDSEKRFKLKHLPRLIVDTYKAWEADDPFRLSAIIAYYAVLSLPGLLVIIVNLVGSVWGTEIVQGELTQEISSALGRDAAEAIQSMMIETQNKDRSTIASILGIGTLVFGATGVFYHLQLSLNQIWEVDPKPDSNFIKMLIDRARSFAFILAIGFLLLISFLVTAAISALNGYIRSILPDVIVYIAYILDFAVSVGIITVLFALIFRYLPDTKIRWKTVWIGALITAVLFVLGKSLLGYYFGEADPGSTYGAAGTIVLILLWVSYSCLILFFGAEFTWVYARRYGHGVPKESSEKLVE; this is encoded by the coding sequence ATGACAGCTACAGATTCTGAAAAAAGATTTAAACTCAAGCACTTGCCACGGCTTATTGTAGATACCTACAAGGCTTGGGAGGCCGATGACCCCTTTCGGCTGAGTGCCATTATCGCCTACTATGCGGTGCTTTCCTTGCCCGGACTTTTAGTGATTATCGTGAATCTGGTAGGTTCGGTCTGGGGTACGGAAATCGTTCAAGGTGAGCTCACCCAAGAAATATCGAGTGCCCTAGGGCGTGATGCCGCCGAGGCCATACAGTCGATGATGATCGAAACCCAAAACAAAGACCGCAGTACCATTGCCAGCATTCTAGGTATAGGAACCCTGGTATTTGGGGCCACCGGGGTTTTCTACCACTTGCAATTATCGCTTAACCAGATTTGGGAGGTCGACCCCAAACCCGATTCCAATTTTATAAAAATGCTTATCGATAGGGCCCGAAGCTTCGCATTTATTCTCGCCATAGGGTTTTTGTTGCTTATCAGCTTTTTGGTCACCGCTGCCATTTCGGCCCTCAACGGATACATCCGCAGTATCTTGCCCGACGTTATTGTTTACATTGCCTATATTCTTGATTTTGCCGTTTCCGTAGGAATCATTACCGTGCTCTTTGCCTTGATTTTCCGTTATCTTCCAGATACGAAAATACGCTGGAAAACGGTCTGGATAGGCGCCCTTATCACCGCTGTTCTCTTTGTTCTGGGCAAGTCGCTCTTAGGCTATTATTTTGGCGAGGCAGACCCAGGCTCTACCTATGGCGCGGCGGGTACCATAGTGCTGATTCTTCTATGGGTTTCCTACTCCTGCTTGATCCTTTTCTTCGGGGCCGAATTCACATGGGTCTATGCCAGACGATATGGGCATGGGGTGCCCAAGGAGTCTTCCGAAAAGCTGGTCGAATAA
- a CDS encoding SDR family oxidoreductase, which produces MNIDNKVVIITGASSGIGEATALKLSEEGAKLVLTARREDRLKDLQKKIEERGGEALIITGDVTKKSDYEKLVEKTLGKFKTIDVLINNAGLMPLSYVEKLKTDEWEKMVDVNIKGVLNGVAAVLPTMIENKGGSIINISSSAAHNYFPGGAVYCATKSAVKMFSEGLRQELAPKYGINVTSIEPGAVATELTDTITDEDIKETFKEMQKMTFLEAKDIAEAIHYALTQPARANINDVYIMPTEQQK; this is translated from the coding sequence ATGAACATAGATAATAAAGTTGTCATCATCACCGGAGCTTCAAGTGGAATAGGGGAAGCTACCGCCCTTAAACTATCGGAAGAAGGTGCCAAGCTTGTACTTACCGCACGACGGGAAGACCGACTCAAAGACCTACAGAAGAAAATTGAGGAAAGGGGCGGTGAAGCCTTGATCATCACAGGTGACGTTACCAAAAAATCGGATTACGAAAAACTGGTCGAAAAAACGCTGGGCAAATTTAAAACGATTGATGTCCTTATCAATAACGCGGGTCTAATGCCGCTCTCTTACGTTGAAAAATTAAAGACGGACGAATGGGAGAAGATGGTAGACGTAAACATCAAAGGTGTATTGAACGGTGTAGCGGCCGTACTTCCAACCATGATCGAAAACAAAGGAGGAAGCATCATCAATATATCTTCGAGTGCGGCCCACAATTACTTCCCGGGCGGGGCCGTCTATTGCGCCACAAAATCGGCCGTAAAAATGTTTTCCGAAGGCCTTAGACAAGAACTTGCCCCTAAATATGGTATTAACGTAACCTCTATTGAACCCGGCGCGGTCGCTACTGAACTCACCGATACCATAACCGACGAGGATATCAAGGAAACCTTTAAGGAGATGCAAAAAATGACCTTTTTAGAAGCGAAAGACATTGCCGAGGCCATTCACTACGCCTTGACACAACCTGCCAGGGCCAATATCAACGATGTCTATATCATGCCTACAGAGCAACAAAAATAG
- a CDS encoding DUF7218 family protein, translated as MDIPSIKNEDRYEALRDKGYSKEKSARIANSSHPGKKGGKAKPYEERTKEELYEQAKNVNIEGRSKMSKSELIHALRNN; from the coding sequence ATGGACATACCTAGCATAAAGAACGAAGACCGATACGAGGCGCTGAGGGACAAGGGGTACAGCAAAGAAAAATCAGCGAGGATAGCCAATTCTAGCCACCCCGGAAAGAAAGGCGGAAAAGCAAAGCCATATGAAGAACGGACCAAAGAGGAGCTTTACGAACAAGCCAAAAATGTAAACATTGAGGGCCGTTCGAAAATGAGCAAGTCAGAGCTCATCCATGCCCTTCGGAACAATTAG
- a CDS encoding AI-2E family transporter: MKSIHPKVIRQIFVLLLIVLIGGLIFKEMAPYFSGVLGAITLYVLLKKPMARLIKKGWKPNLAAGLLMFASVIVILIPVSGAVLMLGNKVSQTVKNSEKVVKAVKSQLENLERYVGYDLSSQIDVSAVSGWLSDNLQGLAGSTFTSVIAIGIMYFILYFMLTNRKEMRESLYEYIPISTDNLKTIGSKIRQMVRANALGIPLVAIAQGVVALIGFLIFGIENPFFWAAIVAIGSMIPFVGNMLGTLPVFILTLSNGDTFQAWGILIYGIVVVGSTDNIIRLYILRKLDDVHPLITLIGVLIGIPLFGFIGLIFGPLFVSLFLIIVQIYKQEYGKEISHDEP, translated from the coding sequence ATGAAATCGATACATCCAAAAGTCATTCGCCAAATTTTCGTGCTATTGCTTATAGTACTTATAGGCGGACTCATTTTTAAAGAAATGGCGCCCTATTTTTCAGGGGTTCTAGGGGCTATTACGCTCTACGTCTTACTAAAAAAGCCCATGGCCCGACTGATCAAAAAGGGCTGGAAACCCAATCTTGCGGCGGGCCTTTTGATGTTCGCCTCGGTCATCGTCATCTTAATACCGGTTTCCGGTGCGGTGCTCATGTTGGGAAACAAAGTGAGCCAAACGGTCAAAAATTCAGAAAAAGTGGTAAAAGCCGTAAAGTCACAACTGGAAAACCTAGAGCGCTATGTCGGCTACGACCTGTCGTCGCAAATTGACGTTTCGGCCGTATCGGGATGGCTCTCCGACAACCTACAGGGACTGGCCGGCAGTACCTTCACCTCGGTTATCGCTATTGGCATCATGTATTTCATTCTTTACTTTATGCTAACGAACCGCAAGGAAATGCGAGAGTCGCTCTATGAATACATTCCGATCAGCACGGACAATTTAAAAACCATTGGCAGTAAAATAAGACAGATGGTACGTGCCAATGCCCTTGGCATTCCCTTAGTGGCGATTGCCCAAGGGGTTGTGGCCTTAATAGGCTTCCTCATTTTCGGTATCGAAAACCCATTTTTTTGGGCGGCCATCGTAGCCATAGGGTCAATGATACCCTTCGTAGGCAATATGTTGGGCACGCTGCCCGTATTCATACTGACCTTATCGAACGGAGACACTTTTCAGGCTTGGGGTATTCTAATTTACGGCATCGTTGTGGTAGGTTCTACAGACAATATCATCCGATTGTACATCCTCCGGAAATTAGATGATGTCCATCCCCTAATAACCTTGATCGGGGTACTTATCGGTATTCCCCTTTTCGGCTTTATCGGATTGATCTTCGGCCCACTATTTGTCAGCCTCTTTCTTATCATCGTTCAAATCTATAAACAAGAATACGGCAAAGAGATAAGTCACGACGAGCCTTGA
- the hpf gene encoding ribosome hibernation-promoting factor, HPF/YfiA family, whose protein sequence is MQIIYEYHDVSASQRLEGLAKEKLEKLEKKYDFVHRADVFFKTENRSDDYGMFCDIRLSMPGPRIFASSNAETFDTALNETVRDLEHQLRKIKEKMSEH, encoded by the coding sequence ATGCAAATTATCTATGAGTATCACGATGTATCGGCCAGTCAACGTTTAGAGGGCTTGGCCAAGGAAAAACTCGAAAAGCTTGAAAAGAAATACGATTTCGTACATCGCGCCGATGTGTTTTTCAAGACTGAGAACCGAAGCGACGACTACGGTATGTTCTGCGATATCCGTTTGAGCATGCCCGGACCACGCATCTTCGCTTCCTCCAATGCCGAGACCTTTGATACGGCCTTGAACGAGACCGTTCGCGACCTAGAACACCAACTGCGAAAAATAAAAGAGAAGATGTCGGAACACTAA
- a CDS encoding SLC13 family permease produces MTWEITLMFCVLLVTVILFVFEVFPVDKIAFLIIVSLTLLGLVKPEEAISGFSNSATIAVLALMILAIALEENGVINWLASGMGRIKGFPLYVMAPLFMFVTAGISAFISTTAVVIVFIKIVNQLSEKYNVPQSKLLLPISFAGILGGSCTLMGTSTNLIVNSVATDLGAEKLGFFEFSLLGSIFLIISMVYLTLTLHWLPWGKTKNIDEDYNLDNYVTHVHINADSQLVGKTVQESFLFENPDVTLLKLTRNHRVHNSPGKYITFKAGDELLLMCDLENLSRINASENLSLNEKQHITASTFDEIGPKEAQEKEGELEARVFVELLMLPGAQFLGKTLGVLRSSMIQDIIPIAIKKRKTLTNLKERLVRSSMNKLVLKVGDRLLLETSREKLETLSTMENVLLLEEFDSVRSSSKFKRYFSLAVLLLVIGLAASGILSIMVSALTGVCILLLTKNLDLSTVYKKVNWQIFFLLAGMIPLGTAMHNTGADVFISEGLLKFLFDQPGYVVIGTLFFSTMILSAVISNNATAIIMTPISIAVAQGMQYDFKPFILAVMFAANFSFFTPVGYQTNTLIYSLGNYRFSHFLIIGGLLSLILAVVASLLLTNML; encoded by the coding sequence ATGACTTGGGAAATAACCTTAATGTTTTGTGTATTACTGGTGACGGTAATCCTATTTGTGTTCGAGGTTTTTCCGGTCGATAAGATTGCCTTTTTGATTATCGTTTCCCTTACCCTGTTGGGTTTGGTGAAACCTGAGGAAGCCATTAGCGGTTTTTCCAACAGCGCCACCATAGCCGTTCTTGCCTTAATGATTCTTGCCATTGCCCTAGAAGAGAATGGCGTCATCAATTGGCTGGCATCGGGCATGGGCCGGATCAAGGGCTTCCCCCTTTATGTCATGGCCCCTCTCTTTATGTTCGTAACCGCGGGCATATCGGCCTTTATCAGCACTACTGCCGTCGTTATTGTTTTTATTAAAATAGTAAACCAGCTCTCGGAAAAATACAATGTACCCCAAAGCAAATTGCTGTTGCCCATATCTTTTGCGGGTATTCTAGGAGGTTCTTGCACCCTTATGGGCACCTCTACCAACTTGATCGTAAATTCTGTGGCGACCGACCTAGGCGCTGAAAAACTGGGATTTTTTGAATTCTCCCTCTTGGGATCTATTTTTCTCATCATCTCAATGGTTTACCTCACGCTTACCCTACACTGGCTGCCTTGGGGAAAAACAAAAAATATTGACGAGGACTATAACCTCGATAATTATGTGACCCATGTGCATATCAATGCCGATTCGCAATTGGTCGGAAAGACCGTTCAAGAAAGTTTTCTATTTGAAAACCCCGATGTTACGCTCCTTAAATTGACCCGAAACCATAGAGTCCACAATTCCCCGGGAAAGTACATCACCTTTAAGGCGGGTGACGAACTGCTCCTGATGTGCGACCTAGAGAACCTATCGCGGATAAATGCATCGGAAAACCTCAGCCTGAACGAGAAACAACATATTACCGCATCAACATTTGACGAAATCGGCCCAAAAGAAGCCCAGGAAAAGGAAGGTGAGCTCGAGGCACGGGTTTTTGTTGAACTCCTTATGCTTCCCGGGGCCCAATTTTTAGGTAAGACCTTAGGTGTGCTTAGGAGTTCCATGATACAAGATATTATTCCTATTGCCATAAAAAAAAGAAAAACCCTGACCAACCTAAAGGAGAGGTTGGTCCGTAGCAGCATGAACAAATTGGTTTTAAAGGTAGGCGATCGCCTGCTCTTGGAAACCTCTAGGGAGAAGCTAGAAACACTGAGCACCATGGAGAACGTTTTACTGCTCGAAGAATTTGACAGTGTACGATCGAGCTCTAAGTTCAAACGATATTTCTCCTTGGCCGTACTCCTTTTGGTCATAGGTCTGGCAGCTTCCGGTATACTATCTATTATGGTCAGTGCCCTTACGGGGGTCTGCATCCTACTACTGACCAAAAATTTGGACTTGTCTACGGTTTACAAAAAGGTAAACTGGCAGATTTTCTTTCTATTGGCCGGTATGATTCCTTTAGGTACGGCTATGCACAACACGGGGGCGGATGTTTTTATTTCGGAAGGACTTTTAAAATTTCTATTTGACCAACCCGGATATGTGGTCATAGGTACACTCTTCTTTTCTACAATGATATTAAGTGCCGTAATAAGCAACAATGCTACGGCCATTATTATGACCCCTATATCCATAGCCGTGGCACAGGGAATGCAATACGACTTCAAACCTTTTATCCTGGCGGTTATGTTCGCTGCCAATTTTAGCTTTTTCACCCCCGTAGGATACCAGACCAACACACTTATATATAGCCTAGGAAACTATAGGTTTAGCCATTTTTTAATCATTGGTGGCCTTTTGAGCCTTATTCTGGCGGTAGTGGCTTCCCTTTTATTAACCAATATGTTATAA